From one Trachemys scripta elegans isolate TJP31775 chromosome 14, CAS_Tse_1.0, whole genome shotgun sequence genomic stretch:
- the LOC117887407 gene encoding olfactory receptor 14A16-like, whose amino-acid sequence MSNRTTVTEFLLLGFSDVRELQILHFVVFLVIYLVALVGNLLIFMAIAFDHHLHTPMYFFLMNLSILDVGSISVTVPKSMANSLMNTKSISYAGCVAQVFFLFFLMAADFSLLTVMAYDRYVAICQPLHYDTMMNSKACVQMAASAWITGILYSVLHTGNTFALTFCGGNMVDQFFCEIPQLLKLSCSDSYLSEIGVLTFSVCLLFGCFVFIIVSYVQIFKSVLRIPSEQGRHKAFSTCLPHLTVVSLLVFTGAFAYLKPTSSSPSALDLVVAVLYSVLPQIMNPIVYSLRNKEMKAALRRLIGCR is encoded by the coding sequence atgtccaaccGAACCACCGTGACCGAGTTCCTTCTCCTCggattctctgatgttcgggagctgcagattttgcactttgTGGTGTTTCTTGTGATTTACCTGGTAGCCCTGGTGGGGAATCTTCTTATCTTCATGGCCATAGCCTTTGACcaccaccttcacacccccatgtacttcttcctgatgaATCTGTCCATCCTAGACGTTGGCTCGATCTCTGTCACCGTCCCCAAATCCATGGCAAACTCCCTCATGAACACCAAGTCCATTTCCTATGCTGGATGTGTTGCCCAagtctttttcctcttcttcttgATGGCAGCGGATTTTTCCCTTCTCACCGTCATGGCATACGACCGGTATGTCGccatctgccaaccactgcactatgACACAATGATGAACAGCAAagcttgtgtccaaatggcagcTAGTGCCTGGATCACTGGGATTCTCTACTCTGTACTACACACCGGGAACACGTTTGCATTAACCTTCTGTGGAGGCAACATggtggatcagttcttctgtgagATCCCCCAGCTACTCAAGCTCTCCTGCTCTGACTCATATCTGAGTGAAATTGGGGTTCTTACATTTAGTGTGTGTTTACTCTTCGGCTGCTTTGTTTTTATCATTGTGTCATATGTTCAGATCTTCAAATCAGTGCTGAgaatcccctctgagcagggccggcataaagccttctccacctgccttccTCACCTCACTGTGGTATCCTTGCTTGTTTTCACTGGGGCCTTTGCCTACCTgaaacccacctccagctccccaTCTGCTCTGGATCTTGTGGTGGCAGTTCTCTATTCCGTATTGCCACAAATCATGAATCCAATtgtctacagcctgaggaacaaggagatgAAAGCTGCCCTGAGGAGACTGATTGGGTGTAGGTAA
- the LOC117887416 gene encoding olfactory receptor 14A16-like, with the protein MSNRTTVTEFLLLGFSDVRELQILHLVGFLVMYLAALVGNLLIFMAIAFDHHLHTPMYFFLMNLSILDLGSISVTVPKSMANSLMNTRSISYAGCVAQVFFFLFFVTADFSLLIVMAYDRYVAICQPLHYETIMNSRACVQMAAGAWISGILNSVLHTGNTFALTFCGGNIVDQFFCEIPQMLKLTCSDSYLSEAGVIAFTVCLVLGCFVFMIVSYVQLFKSVLRIPSEQGRQKTISTCLPHLTVVSLFVFFASFAHLKPTSSSPSALDLVAAVLYSVLPPIVNPIIYSMRNKEIKAALRRLTGCR; encoded by the coding sequence atgtccaaccGAACCACCGTGACCGAAttccttctcctgggattctctgatgttcgggagctgcagattttgcacctTGTGGGGTTTCTAGTGATGTACTTGGCAGCCCTGGTGGGGAATCTTCTAATCTTCATGGCCATCGCCTTCGACcaccaccttcacacccccatgtacttcttcctgatgaATCTGTCCATTCTAGACCTTGGCTCCATCTCTGTCACCGTTCCCAAATCCATGGCCAACTCCCTCATGAACACCAGGTCCATTTCCTATGCTGGATGTGTTGCCCaagtctttttcttcctcttctttgtgACAGCGGATTTTTCCCTTCTCATTGTCATGGCGTATGACCGATATGTTGccatctgccaaccactgcactatgAGACAATAATGAACAGCagagcttgtgtccaaatggcagctggtgcctggatcagTGGGATTCTCAACTCTGTACTACACACCGGGAACACGTTTGCATTGACCTTCTGTGGAGGCAACATAgtggatcagttcttctgtgaaatcccccagaTGCTGAAGCTCACCTGCTCTGACTCCTATCTGAGTGAAGCTGGGGTTATTGCATTTACTGTGTGTTTAGTTTTAGGCTGCTTTGTTTTTATGATTGTGTCATATGTTCAGCTCTTCAAATCAGTGCTCAgaatcccctctgagcagggACGACAAAAAACCATCTCCACCTGCCTTCCTCACCTCACTGTGGTctccttgtttgttttctttgcctCCTTTGCCCACCTgaaacccacctccagctccccaTCTGCTCTGGATCTTGTGGCGGCTGTTCTTTATTCCGTATTGCCACCAATCGTGAATCCAATTATCTACAGCATGAGGAACAAAGAGATCAAAGCTGCCCTGAGGAGACTGACTGGGTGTAGGTAA